The window caaggtcgcccaatgaccgacaacgcgGGGCCCGCAGCCCAACCCCGTGCCACGTCCATCATTATGGGTAGTCCATGGATCCAAAAATATGGAGGAGCAGAGTCGGAAGTACGACTGGCAGAATGGAAGGCCCAATTAGAGTACTTGGCCGACCTACAGGGCCTTAGCGCCGCCCAGCGGCTCCAGTTCGTATTAAACTCCCTAGAGGGAGAAGCACGGCGAGAGGTGCAAGCCGCCCCCGAAGCAGTCCGAGCCACCGCCCAGTCTGtattccagtttctcaccgAGCAATATGGTGACCATACCCCCGTAGCTGTCCTCCGTTCCCAGTTTTTTAATAGCAAgcaaggcccccgacaacccATTAGAGCTTTTGCCCTTAGGCTGCGAGAGCAGTTCACCCGGCTACAGGCCCGACGTGATCATGGGCTGGGAGACGGGGAGACCTTATTACGTGACCAGTTCCTCCTGGGGATGAAAGAGGGCCCCGTAAGACAGAGTCTGAGGGTCCAGTTTCGGAGGGACCCCGGGCTCACTTTTGAAGATCTCAAGCAGGAGGCACTGGCCTTGGAGGGTGACGAGGTCGAAGTCGGCGAGGCCCCAGTATGCGCGGCCGTGAGTGAAACCGCACCCACACAACCTGAGCGTGCGGATTGGAAGCAGGCCCTGAAAGCCGAACTGTTGAAGGACGTTCAGGAGCAGATATCGGAGTTATCCAAGGCCCTCCTGGGAGAGTTGCGCCAAGGAAGGGCACGGGAGGAACAAAGGCCGGCCCCCCGAGAGCGAGTTTACTCGGAGCGAGGCCGAAAGCCACCCGGACGCCCGAACCGCTTTAACCGACCCCGCTTCGAATGGGATGACCAGGGGCGGACAATCTGCAATCGCTGTGGGGAACCAGGGCATATTAGTCGTCAGTGTGGGCCTCGTAGGACATCTGAGGGGGGTTTTTAGgtcgaccggccacagtgggtcgtgtggccgggaaCCCTCGAGAAGACCCAAGGAGAAGTGATAACCCTAGGCACCAGATGATCGGGCATAGCCCAATGGCAGAAGTAAAGGTATGTGGCAAGACAGTTCAGTGCCTGGTAGATACGGGCTCGCAAGTGACGTTATTTGCAGAAAGCATCTCACAGGAAGTATTCGGAAGGCAAGGAGTGCCAGGAGCagaggccccctggctgacgttgcGGGGTGCCAATGGCCTAGAGATCCCTTACGTCGGCTACCGACTGACGGACTTAGAAGTCCATGGGGTGTTGGTCCCCCAAAAAGGTGTGATCATTGTAGAAGACAGGTGTTTGGGTGCCCATCGAGCCCTCTTGGGCATGAACATCCTCTCTGAATGCTGGGAAGAGCTATTTCAGGCTAAGCCTGGCCCCAGGATCTCACCTGCCGAGAGGCCCAAATGGGAGCGTGTAGTCGCCGACTGTCGTCGGGTCCAGATGGCCCAGGTCCGTAGAGACCGAGAAGAGGTAGGAAGAGTGATGTGTCGATTTGCTTTGTCCATTCCTCCTAGAAGTGAGGCCATTGTGTGGGCGAGAGTGCCCCCTCGAGAAGACAACCCTGAGGAGTGGGTATTGGTTGAACCTCATGCAGACTGCCCTCAAGTAGAAGTGGCCCGAGGCCTAGCGGCGGTCCACCGGGGAAGGGTCCCCGTGAAAGTACGTAATGAACACCCTTACGCAGTCCACTTACATCGACACCAACGACTGGCCCGACTAACGGCGGTTGCACCCCACCAGGTGAGGGAGGAAAGAGACGTCAGTttccgtcaggtgtgccccactgtgatcgaggtggccctgacACAGATGGATGCCCCTTCGAATGACAGGAAGAGTGATGTGCCGAGACACCTTGCGGGTGAGTCACTACAAGGGGAAAATCTGGAACAGGTACAGACACTGAAACTCCAGGCACTCCTTCGGAAATGGCAACATGTGTTTGCGAGTCATGAGGAAGACTATGGGTGCACCAGGGTGGTGGAACACCACATCCCGACTGGAGACGCAGGACCAAGCAGGGAGAGATATCGGCCAATTCCACCTACCCTATACACAGAGGTACGCACACTCTTGCAAGGCCTGCTAGGGCGGGGCATCGTCCGGGAGAGCAGTAGCCCATGGGCGGCCCCCATCGTGCTTGTACAGAAGAAGTCAGGGGCTTGGAGATTCTGTGTGGATTATCGTAAGCTAAACCTGGTAACCAAGAAAGATGCTTTTCCCCTACCGCGGATCGAAGACTCCCTTGCCAGTCTCACGCGGTCCGCATGGTACTCCACTCTAGATCTGGCCAGTGGGTACTGGCAGGTGCAGGTGGCCGAGGCAGATCGAGAGAAGACCGCCTTTACGACCCCGTTTGGATTATTTGAATGGGAACGGATGCCCttcgggctttgtaacgctccgGCCACGTTCCAACGCCTGATGCAGCGCTGCCTTGGAGGTCAGTTAATGGAGTCAGTGCTAgtatatttggatgatgtaattgtgtattccccagatttcgattCCCACCTTCGACACCTCGAAGAGGTTTTccaggccatggagaaatatggGCTTAAGTTGCAACCCGATAAATGCCATCTGCTGAGGCGAGAAGTCAATTTCCTGGGCCACGTGGTCAGCGCCGCGGGGGTGGCCGTAGATCCTGGAAAAGTCTCTGCAGTAAGAGACTGGAATGCACCCAAGACCGTGAGGCAAGTACGATCGTTTCTGGGGTTCGTGGGATACTACAGACGATTTATAAAAGACTTCTCAAAGATAGCCAAGCCTCTTAACCAGTTGCTGGTCGGTACAGGGCGAAGCCGGGGACGTGGGTCACCCTCCATCAACTGGGATGATCATTGTGAGGCTGCGTTTCAGAGGCTAAAGCAGGAACTGTTACAGGCCCCCATTTTGGCATACGCAGACTTCACTAAACCACTTGTTTTGTACACAGACGCAAGCAACCTGGGGCTGGGGGCTGTATTGGCCCAGCGACAGGAAGGAGCGGAGCGGGTGATTGCCTACGCAAGCCGAAGCCTCCACCCAGCTGAGAGGAACGATGCAAATTACAGCTCGTTTAAACTGGAACTGTTGGCTCTGAAGTGGGCCCTGAGCGAGAAGTTTAAAGACTACCTCTGGGGTGCCAAGGTAACAGTAATTACGGATAACAATCCTCTGGTACATTTACAGACGGCGAAGTTGGGGGCCGTGGAACAGCGGTGGGTAGCCCAGCTGGCAAATTTTGATTACCAACTGCAGTATCGGCCTGGGCGAGAGCACACGAATGCCGATGTCCTTTCGAGACTACCGGAGGTAGACGACCCCGGGTGCCGGGGGGGCCAAGAAGAAGATAGCCAGAGGGAGGGCTATATGATAAGGGCCGTGGACGCCCCAGGAGGACAACAGGAGGCCGCGCCTGGGAATTGGGGGTGGGACCCCCGTCGGTGGATAGAGAGGCAGGCCCAGGATCAGGATGTGTGTCAGGTGAAGACGTGGGTGGAGCAGGGCCGACGGCCAACGTCGCCAGAAAGACTAGCCCAGACAGAGACGGGGAGAAGGCTACTGGGACAGTGGGACAAGCTGGAGCTACAGGAAGGAGTGCTTTGCAGAAAGGTTAGTGACCCGAAGCTGGGCGAGGAGGTGCGCCAGATCGTGGTGCCCGCCGATCAAGTGACAGCACTAGTTTCAGCCTACCATGATCAGCTGGGGCACCAGGGACAAGAAAGAACCATATCTCTGCTGCGCAGATTTTTCTACTGGCCGGGGCTGGAGGCCTCAGTACGTAGCTTGATCCAGGCTTGCCCCAGGTGTATGTTGTTTAAATCCCGACGAGAGGCTCGAGCGCTGATGGTGCCCATCCATGCCAAAGCCCCCCTCCATATTATGGCGATGGATTTCCTGACACTGGGCCGGCCACAAGATCGCTACCAAAACATCTTGGTGATCACCGACCTGTTCACTAAATACGCATGGGCAGTCCCCACCCTTGACCAGACAGCAAACACCACCGCGACCGTTCTATGGCGGAACGTCTTTCAGACTTTCGGATGCCCGGAGTTCTTGCACTCGGATCAAGGGGCCAACTTTGAGTCAAGGGTAATCCGAGAATTATGCCAGCTGTATGGGTGTACCAAAACCCACACGACGTCGTACCATCCCCAAGGGAACGGCAGCTGCGAGAGGTTTAATCAGACCCTGCTGGGGTTACTAGGGACCTTGGATCAACGGCAGCAGAGCGATTGGGTGAGTGCTTTACCGAACCTCTTACAAGCATATAATAACAGCGTACATAGtacgacggggtatgcccctacTTACCTGATGTTCGGCAGACACGTGCGGATGCCCACGGACCTGGTCTTGGGAGTAGCAGCCGGCCAAGAGGAAGCCAGCGTGACATAGTGGGTGGGGCGCCATCACCAGCGGCTACA is drawn from Misgurnus anguillicaudatus chromosome 6, ASM2758022v2, whole genome shotgun sequence and contains these coding sequences:
- the LOC141364287 gene encoding uncharacterized protein codes for the protein MTDNAGPAAQPRATSIIMGSPWIQKYGGAESEVRLAEWKAQLEYLADLQGLSAAQRLQFVLNSLEGEARREVQAAPEAVRATAQSVFQFLTEQYGDHTPVAVLRSQFFNSKQGPRQPIRAFALRLREQFTRLQARRDHGLGDGETLLRDQFLLGMKEGPVRQSLRVQFRRDPGLTFEDLKQEALALEGDEVEVGEAPVCAAVSETAPTQPERADWKQALKAELLKDVQEQISELSKALLGELRQGRAREEQRPAPRERVYSERGRKPPGRPNRFNRPRFEWDDQGRTICNRCGEPGHISRQCGPRRTSEGGF